Part of the Terriglobia bacterium genome, ACAATAAAACTACGGGACCTGTGTGACATAAATTGACATACGATCCTAAACGATCATGGTCGCATGGCACTCTATTATGAAAGGTCCGTCGGTCTGAAAATTCGTTTGACGGAGAAACCTGCTTGTGCAAGGAGGGATCGAAACTGGGATTCGTTTCGCTCCATTCCCCCTAACAAAAGCATGTTTAAATCCATTAAATTGGCCGTAGCCTTTGAATTTTGAATAGCTTCGACTAAGAGCAGGGTGCCGTGAGGACTCATGGCTCGATGGCAGTTTCTTAAGATAGTGAGAGCCTCCTCATCTTGCCAGTTATGAATCACATTTATCAGCACATAGGCATCTGCGCCCTGCGGAACAGAATCAAGGAAGTTCTCGCCAACAATTTCGCAGCGTTCCGTGACTTCGCTGCTAAGTAACACAGAAGCACTGGCCACGACTGCGGGAAGATCATAGAGTACACCACGCAACTTGGGATTTGCCGATAAGACGCGATGGAGAAATGCACCTTGGCCGCCCCCAACATCTATAATTCGTTCGAACTTCGAAAACTCATAAGCAGCCGTGACGACACGGGCAACCACAACGGTTTTAGCTGTCATTCCCTCATTGAAAATAGCAGCATCCTCTGGATGTTCGGCCAGATATTCGAAGAATGGTTGGCCATAGGCAAGCTCAAATGCCGGTCGGCCACTTCGAACAGAATTGTACAGTTCTCCAAAAGCTTTCCAGGACAACGAGAGCATGAGTATCGAAACCCGAACCGACTC contains:
- a CDS encoding methyltransferase encodes the protein MSELVPKATRVSTAMQIMKLIQPGISVAQPIYVVAMLGIADLIGEGRRDINELALMTKTHAPTLHRVLRALTSLGVFVEDPHGIFQNTASSETLRRDHPESVRVSILMLSLSWKAFGELYNSVRSGRPAFELAYGQPFFEYLAEHPEDAAIFNEGMTAKTVVVARVVTAAYEFSKFERIIDVGGGQGAFLHRVLSANPKLRGVLYDLPAVVASASVLLSSEVTERCEIVGENFLDSVPQGADAYVLINVIHNWQDEEALTILRNCHRAMSPHGTLLLVEAIQNSKATANLMDLNMLLLGGMERNESQFRSLLAQAGFSVKRIFRPTDLS